In a genomic window of Limibacter armeniacum:
- a CDS encoding RagB/SusD family nutrient uptake outer membrane protein, with amino-acid sequence MKKRIYKYWLLLLLTGLLTACDDYLDKTESADLTEKDVFGTYEDFQGFVDQMYGYVIPYFQKSITGSLNYGDHVINNRGFSPSGAFDGGNYWYVWSNTLHNILYKLDNGTEKGLWSESWYGIRAANVALSHMDDLVSATQEEKDLLKGQAHFFRAYFHWELIRFWGGLPYIDRAFKPSDNMQMPRLSYRETTERLIADLDTAAMLLPEDWDRTSFGQLISTETQSSTVGRATKGAALGIKAKALMYAASPLMNDDNGYQYNTVLCERTAEAAWNVIELADKGIYKLLPWSSYSDNFHKNDGSVPWTDEVIWEAINPGVGNSRMNNFHGRIFNPGRFGGNAVMEAPTQNIVDLFEMANGYPIEHPSSGYDPNDPWTGRDPRFYNAILLDGTKWILKNNNAAAYIQTYIGGQDRGNDASRTGYMIKKYWPIGVNKVDKNWNQFRFQAPHLRLADIYLIYAEAVNEVYGPNEAPTFNGKTGMTATEAVNIIRNRANMPSLTAEFSGSKDALREKIRNERAIEFCFEGHRWFDLRRWHIAHLPEYKPLYGLEFDKNHTYFKKVWIQDRVFDERNYWLPLPVNQTQLYEGFGQNTGW; translated from the coding sequence ATGAAGAAAAGAATATATAAATATTGGTTGCTGTTGCTGCTGACTGGGTTGCTGACAGCTTGTGATGATTACTTGGATAAGACTGAAAGTGCGGACCTGACAGAAAAGGACGTATTTGGTACTTATGAAGACTTTCAGGGTTTTGTGGATCAAATGTATGGTTACGTGATTCCTTATTTTCAGAAGTCTATCACTGGTTCGCTTAATTATGGTGACCATGTGATCAATAACAGAGGTTTTTCTCCTTCAGGCGCATTCGATGGTGGCAACTACTGGTATGTTTGGAGTAATACACTTCATAATATTCTATACAAGCTTGACAATGGTACTGAAAAAGGCTTGTGGAGCGAATCTTGGTATGGAATCCGAGCTGCTAATGTAGCATTGTCCCATATGGACGACCTAGTATCCGCTACGCAGGAAGAAAAGGATTTACTAAAAGGTCAGGCACATTTCTTTAGGGCATATTTTCATTGGGAGTTGATCAGGTTTTGGGGAGGACTTCCCTATATCGATCGAGCTTTCAAGCCGTCTGATAACATGCAGATGCCTAGGCTTTCTTACAGAGAGACGACTGAGCGTCTTATAGCGGATCTTGATACAGCAGCCATGTTGTTACCTGAAGATTGGGACCGTACTTCTTTCGGGCAGTTGATCTCAACAGAGACACAAAGCAGTACTGTTGGAAGAGCCACAAAAGGAGCTGCATTGGGGATCAAAGCAAAAGCGCTGATGTATGCAGCCAGTCCATTGATGAACGATGACAACGGTTACCAGTACAATACAGTACTATGCGAAAGAACAGCAGAAGCAGCATGGAACGTGATTGAATTGGCTGATAAGGGTATTTACAAGTTATTGCCATGGTCGTCATACTCTGACAATTTCCACAAGAACGATGGGTCAGTTCCTTGGACTGATGAGGTAATTTGGGAAGCGATCAATCCTGGTGTAGGTAACAGTAGAATGAACAACTTCCACGGCAGGATCTTCAATCCGGGACGTTTCGGCGGCAATGCTGTAATGGAAGCTCCTACTCAAAACATTGTGGACCTTTTCGAAATGGCGAATGGTTACCCAATTGAGCACCCCTCTTCGGGCTATGATCCAAATGACCCTTGGACTGGACGCGACCCAAGATTCTATAATGCCATATTGTTGGATGGTACCAAGTGGATCCTGAAGAACAATAATGCTGCTGCTTACATCCAAACGTACATAGGTGGACAGGACAGGGGCAATGATGCCAGTCGTACAGGCTACATGATCAAAAAGTATTGGCCAATTGGCGTAAACAAAGTGGATAAGAACTGGAATCAGTTTCGTTTTCAGGCCCCTCACTTGAGGTTGGCAGATATCTACCTGATATATGCTGAAGCAGTAAACGAAGTCTATGGGCCAAACGAAGCACCAACTTTTAATGGGAAGACCGGTATGACTGCTACAGAAGCTGTCAACATTATCCGAAATAGGGCAAACATGCCAAGCCTGACAGCAGAGTTTTCAGGTTCAAAAGATGCTTTGCGTGAGAAAATCAGAAATGAGCGAGCGATTGAGTTTTGCTTTGAAGGTCATCGTTGGTTTGACTTAAGGCGTTGGCATATAGCCCACTTGCCTGAATACAAGCCACTTTATGGACTAGAGTTTGACAAGAACCACACCTATTTCAAGAAAGTATGGATACAGGATCGTGTGTTTGATGAACGCAATTACTGGTTACCGCTTCCAGTTAATCAGACCCAACTGTATGAAGGTTTCGGGCAAAATACGGGATGGTAA
- a CDS encoding SusC/RagA family TonB-linked outer membrane protein encodes MNATIKYIIGVIGLCLLMSAGAYAQKKKALEVITSEVRNQYGSPVEGVLVSSEEGSIETYTDAAGKFSIKASPTGKVMLEADGHYTKVLTVSEIKGAAGIELESAPYQMGPDDMVNVPFSKQPKRLMVGSATSLDINKIFEQDTRQSVYGALNGRVPGTLQGLNVRGLGDALVVVDGIPRPANTINLLEVEKITVLRDVTARMLYGSQADKGVILVTTKRGKANKKQIRVFAETGVMEAISLPKYLGTPEYMQLYNEALANDGRDPRFSDDQIRIASKDSLPLIYPNENYYSDSYLKDYNSYSKILTEMSGGNDVAQYYLNIGWDQTGSFLNAGAGESEKSNRFNIRGNTDVAINDYITARLDVVAILDKQKGPKGDYWKNASEFLPFNYPALIPASLLPEEMRNSATLIDNQYVLGGTSQYTTNIYGDMTLAGTEELTQRTAQLNTGLDFDLSGITKGLTFKSFLSFDFHNYSQNNQTNTYAVYETQVLQSVNGADSLAFNRIGTDDQSGKLNISDAYFYRRIGYYGMLDYQRTFNEKHMVSVTALAYADRFQTEGVIQDDKNLHFGLRAHYAFDNKYLVELDAVQAGTLRLNEDNRWAFSPALGAGWILSEESFLQGNKLINFLKLKASAGLINSDQGVSDYYLYTNTYQQNGTYTYYDGLAQNDYMKINNVGNPNLSWVKRFELNAGFELAAFKDQLYMEANYFRSKFYDSIVKRNNVYPAYLGGYLPYENYGEYLDQGLELGINVRKKKGDLLMTFGANLLYAVPKVVEVDEPAFEDSYRLKQGKSTDATFGYVAEGFFQSQEEIESSPVQSFGAVQPGDIKYKDLNGDNIIDEADQQLIGNSRARLSLGVNLSVKYKNLELFALGTAQKGKEVIYNSAYDWVYGDRKYSEVVQGRWTPESASTATYPRLSAQNNANNFRNSTFWMVSDDHFNLGVVQLTYHLPSSWANKAAMKNANLFIKGNNLLTIGPSSERRQLSVGGNPQTRLYSVGFRTSF; translated from the coding sequence ATGAATGCTACAATCAAATATATAATTGGGGTCATAGGTTTATGCTTACTGATGTCTGCAGGAGCCTATGCCCAGAAGAAAAAGGCACTTGAGGTTATTACCTCAGAAGTCAGAAATCAGTACGGTTCCCCTGTAGAAGGAGTATTGGTTTCGTCTGAAGAAGGATCAATTGAAACCTATACAGACGCAGCGGGTAAGTTTTCGATCAAGGCAAGCCCTACGGGGAAAGTGATGCTGGAAGCAGATGGTCATTATACAAAGGTATTGACTGTAAGTGAAATAAAAGGTGCAGCAGGGATTGAATTGGAGAGCGCGCCTTATCAGATGGGACCTGATGATATGGTCAATGTACCCTTTTCAAAACAGCCAAAAAGGTTAATGGTGGGCAGTGCCACTTCACTCGATATCAATAAAATCTTTGAGCAGGATACAAGACAAAGTGTTTATGGAGCACTGAACGGTAGGGTGCCAGGTACCTTGCAAGGTTTAAATGTCAGAGGCCTAGGAGATGCCTTGGTCGTAGTGGATGGGATTCCTAGACCTGCTAATACCATTAACTTGTTGGAAGTGGAAAAGATTACTGTTCTGAGGGATGTAACGGCAAGAATGCTCTATGGTTCTCAAGCAGATAAAGGGGTAATACTGGTTACTACCAAACGAGGAAAAGCTAACAAGAAGCAAATTAGGGTATTTGCCGAAACTGGTGTAATGGAAGCCATTTCTCTCCCAAAATATTTGGGTACACCAGAATATATGCAGCTTTATAATGAAGCATTGGCTAATGATGGAAGAGACCCTAGGTTTTCGGATGATCAGATTAGGATAGCGTCCAAAGACAGTTTACCATTGATCTATCCGAACGAGAATTACTACAGCGATAGTTACCTGAAAGACTATAATTCCTACAGCAAGATTTTGACTGAAATGTCAGGAGGAAATGATGTAGCGCAATATTATTTAAATATCGGTTGGGACCAGACAGGTTCTTTCCTAAATGCAGGAGCAGGAGAAAGTGAAAAGAGCAACCGATTCAATATCAGAGGTAATACAGATGTTGCGATCAATGACTATATCACGGCACGTCTTGATGTCGTAGCGATTCTGGACAAGCAGAAAGGACCAAAAGGGGATTATTGGAAAAATGCCTCAGAATTTTTGCCTTTTAATTATCCAGCACTGATTCCAGCAAGTCTGTTACCCGAGGAGATGCGTAATTCTGCTACCCTAATTGACAACCAGTATGTGCTTGGAGGAACATCGCAATATACTACCAATATCTATGGAGACATGACTTTGGCAGGAACAGAAGAGTTGACACAACGTACAGCCCAATTGAATACTGGACTAGACTTTGACCTGAGCGGTATTACCAAAGGATTGACTTTCAAGTCATTTTTGAGCTTTGATTTCCATAATTACTCTCAAAACAATCAGACCAATACCTATGCAGTGTATGAAACACAGGTGCTTCAGTCAGTAAACGGGGCGGACAGTCTGGCTTTCAACAGGATTGGCACAGATGATCAATCCGGTAAACTCAATATATCAGATGCTTACTTCTATAGAAGAATTGGCTATTACGGTATGTTGGATTACCAACGTACTTTCAATGAAAAGCATATGGTATCGGTCACGGCTTTGGCTTACGCTGACCGTTTCCAGACAGAAGGGGTGATTCAGGATGACAAGAATCTTCATTTTGGGTTGAGAGCACACTATGCTTTTGATAACAAATATCTGGTGGAATTGGATGCAGTACAAGCTGGAACTCTCAGGTTGAATGAAGACAATCGCTGGGCATTCTCGCCAGCATTGGGTGCTGGATGGATTTTGTCAGAGGAGTCATTCCTACAAGGAAATAAGTTAATTAACTTCTTGAAACTGAAAGCAAGTGCAGGTCTGATCAACAGTGATCAGGGCGTGAGTGATTATTACCTTTATACCAATACCTATCAGCAGAACGGTACCTATACTTACTATGATGGTCTGGCACAGAATGACTACATGAAAATCAATAATGTGGGTAATCCTAACCTGTCATGGGTCAAAAGGTTTGAGTTGAACGCAGGTTTTGAGTTAGCTGCATTCAAGGATCAGCTTTATATGGAAGCCAACTATTTCAGGAGCAAATTCTACGACTCTATTGTAAAGCGTAACAATGTTTACCCAGCTTACCTTGGAGGTTACTTGCCTTATGAAAACTATGGGGAATACCTCGATCAGGGTTTGGAATTAGGCATTAATGTGAGGAAGAAAAAAGGGGATTTACTGATGACTTTTGGTGCTAATTTGCTGTATGCAGTACCAAAAGTAGTGGAAGTGGATGAACCTGCATTTGAAGACAGTTACAGGCTGAAGCAGGGCAAGTCGACTGATGCCACCTTTGGCTATGTGGCGGAAGGTTTCTTCCAAAGTCAGGAAGAAATCGAATCAAGTCCAGTCCAATCGTTTGGTGCAGTACAACCTGGTGATATCAAGTATAAAGACCTGAATGGAGACAATATCATTGATGAGGCTGACCAACAACTAATTGGAAACTCAAGAGCAAGGCTCTCATTAGGGGTGAATCTCTCAGTGAAATATAAGAACCTGGAATTGTTTGCATTGGGAACAGCTCAAAAGGGAAAAGAAGTGATTTACAACTCTGCTTATGACTGGGTCTATGGGGACCGAAAATATTCGGAGGTTGTACAAGGAAGATGGACACCAGAATCGGCTTCTACTGCGACTTATCCGAGACTGAGCGCACAGAACAATGCCAATAACTTCAGAAACTCTACTTTCTGGATGGTGTCTGACGATCATTTCAATCTTGGAGTTGTTCAGTTGACTTACCACTTACCTAGTAGCTGGGCAAATAAGGCAGCCATGAAGAATGCGAACCTATTTATAAAGGGTAATAACCTGTTGACCATTGGACCTTCGAGTGAGAGAAGACAGCTATCAGTAGGCGGTAACCCGCAGACAAGGTTGTATTCAGTAGGCTTCAGGACATCATTTTAA
- a CDS encoding RagB/SusD family nutrient uptake outer membrane protein — protein sequence MKRLIIHTIIGLTGAVVLGCNSFLEPERDNQLTEEQVLANPAFAEGLLLNAYQALPVDYNFEEVATDDAVTNNKGDNFLRMATGEWTSTFNPIGIWDKAYEQLHYINLFMERIDEVEWSWESEEQDRLHAQRLKGEAYGLRAWYTFELLKRHGGVVNGEVMGVPILTKSLTVADDWKLPRSSYQESVVQIMADCDSALALLTDKYENSGNSDYNATFGERFENRMNGWAVQALKARVALHAASPAFNEGEGDWEMAALAAGKLIEANGGVSALSATGDIFYKDQDDSDIIWRHKFVNNIGRESNNYPPSLFGKGRTNPTQNLVDAFPMQNGFPITDAASGYDPSDPYANRDPRLAEYIIYNGSKLKGNTILTGISSAKDGIDVTLESTRTGYYLKKFINEAVNLDPKNTSNGVHFYTLIRFTEVYLIYAEAANEAWGPDADPLGIGFTARDVVSAIRKRAGIDMTDAYLVAAVSKTQFRELVQNERRLELSFEGFRFWDLRRWDKPLNEEAKGIFIAEDGSAEVKVVEARNFNNYMQYGPVPYGETQKYNLPQNTGWQ from the coding sequence ATGAAAAGACTAATCATACATACGATAATTGGGTTGACAGGGGCGGTTGTATTGGGGTGTAACAGCTTTCTGGAACCCGAGCGAGACAATCAGTTAACAGAGGAACAGGTACTGGCCAATCCCGCTTTTGCCGAAGGGTTGCTGCTCAATGCATATCAGGCATTGCCAGTAGATTATAACTTTGAGGAGGTGGCTACTGATGATGCAGTCACCAATAACAAAGGAGACAACTTTTTAAGAATGGCGACAGGGGAGTGGACGTCTACCTTTAACCCGATAGGTATTTGGGACAAGGCTTATGAGCAGCTTCACTACATCAACTTGTTTATGGAAAGGATTGATGAAGTGGAATGGTCGTGGGAAAGTGAGGAACAGGATCGTCTACACGCACAAAGATTAAAAGGAGAAGCCTATGGCTTGCGTGCATGGTATACATTTGAATTACTTAAAAGGCACGGAGGAGTGGTCAATGGTGAGGTGATGGGAGTACCTATATTGACCAAGTCACTCACTGTCGCTGATGACTGGAAATTACCAAGAAGTTCATATCAGGAGAGTGTCGTACAAATTATGGCAGATTGTGACAGTGCCCTTGCTTTGCTGACAGATAAGTATGAGAATTCAGGAAACTCAGACTACAATGCTACTTTTGGAGAAAGGTTCGAGAACCGGATGAATGGATGGGCAGTGCAGGCACTGAAGGCAAGAGTTGCCTTACATGCAGCAAGCCCTGCTTTTAATGAAGGTGAAGGAGATTGGGAGATGGCAGCTTTAGCGGCAGGTAAGTTGATTGAGGCAAATGGAGGAGTGTCAGCCCTTTCGGCTACAGGGGATATCTTCTACAAAGATCAAGATGACTCAGATATCATCTGGAGACATAAATTTGTCAATAACATTGGAAGAGAATCCAATAATTACCCGCCATCACTTTTTGGAAAAGGTAGAACCAACCCAACCCAAAACCTGGTAGATGCATTTCCTATGCAGAACGGCTTTCCAATTACGGATGCGGCGAGTGGTTATGACCCAAGTGACCCATACGCCAACCGAGACCCCCGTTTGGCTGAGTATATTATCTATAATGGAAGCAAGTTAAAAGGAAACACTATCCTGACAGGTATATCTTCTGCCAAAGACGGTATAGATGTCACTTTGGAGTCGACCCGTACAGGTTATTACCTTAAAAAATTTATAAATGAGGCAGTAAATCTCGACCCAAAAAATACTTCCAATGGGGTACACTTCTACACACTTATCCGATTTACTGAAGTATACCTGATCTATGCCGAAGCAGCCAATGAAGCATGGGGACCTGATGCTGATCCGTTGGGTATTGGGTTTACGGCAAGAGATGTGGTGTCAGCTATTCGCAAACGAGCGGGAATTGATATGACAGACGCTTATCTGGTAGCAGCAGTATCCAAAACGCAGTTTAGAGAACTGGTACAAAATGAGAGAAGGCTGGAGTTAAGCTTTGAAGGCTTCCGTTTTTGGGATTTGAGAAGGTGGGACAAGCCTTTGAACGAAGAAGCGAAAGGAATCTTTATAGCAGAAGATGGAAGTGCCGAAGTAAAGGTTGTGGAGGCTCGAAACTTTAACAATTACATGCAGTATGGACCTGTTCCCTATGGCGAAACCCAGAAGTATAATCTGCCACAGAATACAGGTTGGCAATAG
- a CDS encoding BT_3987 domain-containing protein, translating into MKKLWLILAFACGLQACENQEVEFEDFEYKAVYFPLQYPLRTLSLGEDRIDNSLDKELKFHIGVGVGGMYENTRDWEVSFEVDNTLASNLINADGDTVEALPESYYTLAPNGKAIIPSGSFQGLIQVQLTDAFLDDPMAFKDHYMIPLKIVSSNADTVLRGLPNIANPDRRILTHWDVQPKDFTLFGIKFVNGLHGKYLHRGIDIAYDATGVAVDTAIYRRDYVVNDEVWSAETSGRNSVILHGTGRNSGEGGNYMMHLSLGTDEKTITVDAVEGANVAVTANGTCEWIKGGDEWGGEKRDVLHLSYSYVDGAMTHQVQDTLVFRDRGIHFEEISVQVVE; encoded by the coding sequence ATGAAAAAACTATGGCTGATACTGGCATTTGCTTGTGGACTACAGGCATGTGAAAATCAGGAAGTGGAATTTGAAGACTTTGAATACAAGGCTGTATACTTTCCACTACAATATCCGCTACGTACACTCTCACTGGGAGAGGATCGGATCGATAACTCACTGGATAAGGAGTTGAAATTCCATATCGGCGTAGGGGTAGGAGGTATGTATGAGAATACCCGAGATTGGGAAGTGTCGTTTGAGGTAGACAATACTTTGGCTTCTAATCTTATTAATGCAGATGGTGATACGGTAGAGGCCTTGCCAGAGTCGTATTATACATTGGCGCCGAATGGTAAGGCAATCATTCCGTCCGGCTCTTTTCAGGGGCTTATACAGGTACAACTGACAGACGCATTTCTGGATGATCCAATGGCATTTAAGGATCATTATATGATTCCGCTTAAGATCGTAAGTTCTAATGCTGATACGGTATTAAGGGGGCTACCCAATATCGCGAACCCTGACCGCAGAATCCTGACACATTGGGATGTACAGCCAAAAGATTTTACCCTTTTCGGTATCAAGTTCGTTAACGGGCTGCATGGCAAATATCTACACAGAGGGATTGACATAGCCTATGATGCTACTGGTGTCGCTGTAGACACAGCGATCTACCGTAGAGACTATGTGGTAAATGATGAGGTGTGGAGTGCTGAAACTTCGGGACGTAACAGCGTGATTCTTCATGGAACAGGGCGTAATAGTGGAGAAGGCGGTAATTATATGATGCATCTGTCATTGGGAACGGATGAGAAAACAATCACCGTGGATGCTGTGGAAGGGGCGAATGTGGCTGTGACAGCAAATGGTACCTGTGAGTGGATAAAAGGTGGCGACGAATGGGGTGGTGAGAAAAGAGATGTACTGCACCTGAGCTACAGCTATGTGGACGGCGCAATGACCCACCAGGTACAGGACACGCTTGTATTCAGGGACAGAGGCATTCACTTCGAAGAGATCAGCGTGCAGGTGGTGGAGTAA
- a CDS encoding helix-turn-helix domain-containing protein, translating into MILSLNTPLRSFHHLTKAQRMAISLFLQMGRSQAVIAQLLGVHRSTICREVKRNSVDGIYDPFKAEQLYQARLFVRGSARKPGVILPNLFPRKAAALPYGRVCTAWHADYEDHYLRQCTGGNCLAFRSPSFFKLREKPIQPRLNRPNVRLLLSQWKKLVPRARDFQTAKPDHPHQLIQVILPQPQEQYA; encoded by the coding sequence ATGATACTGTCCCTTAACACGCCTCTCCGATCTTTCCATCACCTGACCAAGGCACAGCGTATGGCGATCAGCCTCTTCCTGCAGATGGGCAGGTCTCAGGCGGTTATTGCCCAGCTACTGGGAGTACACCGCTCCACCATATGCAGAGAGGTGAAGCGCAACTCCGTTGACGGCATCTATGACCCCTTCAAGGCTGAGCAACTGTATCAGGCAAGGCTTTTTGTAAGAGGGAGCGCCCGCAAGCCAGGCGTGATCCTGCCCAACCTCTTTCCCCGGAAAGCTGCGGCACTTCCCTATGGGCGGGTATGTACAGCCTGGCATGCAGACTATGAGGACCATTACCTCAGACAGTGTACCGGAGGGAACTGCTTAGCCTTCAGAAGCCCCAGCTTCTTCAAGCTGAGGGAGAAACCCATTCAGCCCCGTCTTAACCGGCCCAATGTCAGGCTGTTGCTCAGCCAGTGGAAGAAATTAGTCCCACGGGCAAGAGACTTCCAGACCGCCAAACCTGACCACCCCCACCAGCTGATACAAGTTATCTTGCCCCAGCCTCAGGAGCAGTATGCCTAG